Sequence from the Mytilus galloprovincialis chromosome 13, xbMytGall1.hap1.1, whole genome shotgun sequence genome:
CAAATAAGATGAAAGACCTTATTgaatttatttgttatatataaatgtctCATTTACTCCTTGGACAATACAAAGCAATGAGATTACAGACCTTAttgaaaaaatctttgttttttacAGTGTCTGTTATGGGCTGCTGACAAGAATGATACTGAGAAGTTGAGGTATTACTTGAAGGAAGGAGCAACAGTAGACAAGACTGACCCGGTAAGATCGTCATGTCATAGATTGTAGCAGTGTGTGAAATGTTTCTATCGTAAACAAATCTGACCCGGTAAGATCATCATGTCATAGATTGTAGCAGTGTGTAAAATGTTTCTATCTTAGACAAGTCTGACCCAGTAAGATCATCATTTGATAGATTGTGGCAGTGTGTAAAATGTTTCTATCTTAGACAAGTCTTACCCGGTAAGATCATCATTTGATAGATTGTAGCAGTGTGTAAAATGTTTCTATCTTAGACAAATCTGACCCGGTAAGATTATCATTTCATAGATTGTTGCAGTGTGTAAAATGTTTCTATCTTAGACAAGTCTTACCCGGTAAGATCATCATGTCATAGATTGTAGCAGTGGGTAAAATGTTTCTATCTTAGACAAATCTGACCCGGTAAGATCATCATTGCATAGATTGTAGCAGTGTGTAAAATGTTTCTATCTTAGACAAATCTGACCCGGTAAGATCATCATGTCATAGATTGTTGCAGTGTGTAAAATGTTTCTATCTTAGACAAGTCTTACCCGGTAAGATCATCATGTCATAGATTGTAGCAGTGTGTAAAATGTTTCTATCTTAGACAAATCTGACCCGGTAAGATCATCATGTCATAGATTGTAGCAGTGTGTAAAATGTTTCTATCTTAGACAAGTCTGACCCGGTAAGATTATCATTTCATAGATTATTGCAGTGTGTAAAATGTTTCTATCTTAGACAAGTCTGACCCAGTAAGATTATCATTTCATAGATTGTTGCAGTGTGTAAGATCATCATGTTATAGATTGTAGCAGTGGGTAAAATGTTTCTATCTTAGACAAGTCTGACCCGGTAAGATCATCATGTCATAGATTGTAGCAGTGGGTAAAATGTTTCTATCTTAGACAAGTCTGACCCAGTAAGATCATCATGTCATATATTGTAGCAGTGTGTAAAATGTTTCTATCTTAGACAAGTCTGACCCGGTAAGATCATCATGTCATAGATTGTAACAGTGTGTAAAATGTTTCTATCTTAGACAAGTCTGACCCGGTAAGATCATCATGTCATAGATTGTAACAGTGTGTAAAATGTTTCTATCTTAGACAAGTCTGACCCAGTAAGATCATCACTTAATAGATTGTGGCAGTGTGTAAAATGTTTCTATCTTAGACAAGTCTGACCCAGTAAGATCATCATTTGATAGATTGTGGCAGTGTGTAAAATGTTTCTATCTTAGACAAATCTGACCCGGTAAGATCATCATTTGATAGATTGTAGCAGTGTGTAAAATGTTTCTATCTTAGACAAATCTGACCCGGTAAGATCATCATGTCATAGATTGTAGCAGTGTGTAAAATGTTTCTATCTTAGACAAGTCTGACCCGGTAAGATCATCATGTCATAGATTGTAGCAGGCAGTGTGTAAAATGTTTCTATCTTAGACAAATCTGACCCGGTAAGATCATCATGTCATAGATTGTAGCAGTGTGTATAATGTTTCTATCTTAGACAAATCTGACCCGGTAAGATCATCATGTCATAGATTGTAGCAGTGTGTAAAATGTTTCTATCTTAGACAAGTCTGACCCAGTAAGATCATCATTTAATAGATTGTAGTAGTGTGTAAAATGTTTCTACCTTAGACAAGTCTGACCCAGTAAGATCATCATTTAATAGATTGTAGTAGTGTGTAAAATGTTTCTATCTTAGACAAATCTGACCCGGTAAGATCATCATGTCATAGATTGTAGCAGTGTGTAAAATGTTTCTATCTTAGACAAGTCTGACCCGGTAAGATTATCATTTCATAGATTATTGCAGTGTGTAAAATGTTTCTATCTTAGACAAGTCTGACCCAGTAAGATCATCACTTAATAGATTGTGGCAGTGTGTAAAATGTTTCTATCTTAGACAAGTCTGACCCAGTAAGATCATCATTTGATAGATTGTGGCAGTGTGTAAAATGTTTCTATCTTAGACAAATCTGACCCGGTAAGATCATCATTTGATAGATTGTAGCAGTGTGTAAAATGTTTCTATCTTAGACAAATCTGACCCGGTAAGATCATCATGTCATAGATTGTAGCAGTGTGTAAAATGTTTCTATCTTAGACAAGTCTGACCCGGTAAGATCATCATGTCATAGATTGTAGCAGGCAGTGTGTAAAATGTTTCTATCTTAGACAAATCTGACCCGGTAAGATCATCATGTCATAGATTGTAGCAGTGTGTAAAATGTTTCTATCTTAGACAAGTCTGACCCAGTAAGATCATCATTTAATAGATTGTAGTAGTGTGTAAAATGTTTCTACCTTAGACAAGTCTGACCCAGTAAGATCATCATTTAATAGATTGTAGTAGTGTGTAAAATGTTTCTATCTTAGACAAATCTGACCCGGTAAGATCATCATGTCATAGATTGTAGCAGTGTGTAAAATGTTTCTATCTTAGACAAGTCTGACCCGGTAAGATTATCATTTCATAGATTATTGCAGTGTGTAAAATGTTTCTATCTTAGACAAGTCTGACCCAGTAAGATCATCACTTAATAGATTGTGGCAGTGTGTAAAATGTTTCTATCTTAGACAAATCTGACCCGGTAAGATCATCATGTCATAGATTGTAGCAGTGTGTAAAATGTTTCTATCTTAGACAAGTCTGACCCGGTAAGATCATCATGTCATAGATTGTAGCAGGCAGTGTGTAAAATGTTTCTATCTTAGACAAATCTGACCCGGTAAGATCATCATGTCATAGATTGTAGCAGTGTGTATAATGTTTCTATCTTAGACAAATCTGACCCGGTAAGATCATCATGTCATAGATTGTAGCAGTGTGTAAAATGTTTCTATCTTAGACAAGTCTGACCCAGTAAGATCATCATTTAATAGATTGTAGTAGTGTGTAAAATGTTTCTACCTTAGACAAGTCTGACCCAGTAAGATCATCATTTAATAGATTGTAGTAGTGTGTAAAATGTTTCTATCTTAGACAAATCTGACCCGGTAAGATCATCATGTCATAGATTGTAGCAGTGTGTAAAATGTTTCTATCTTAGACAAGTCTGACCCGGTAAGATTATCATTTCATAGATTATTGCAGTGTGTAAAATGTTTCTATCTTAGACAAGTCTGACCCAGTAAGATCATCACTTAATAGATTGTGGCAGTGTGTAAAATGTTTCTATCTTAGACAAGTCTGACCCAGTAAGATCATCATTTGATAGATTGTGGCAGTGTGTAAAATGTTTCTATCTTAGACAAATCTGACCCGGTAAGATCATCATTTGATAGATTGTAGCAGTGTGTAAAATGTTTCTATCTTAGACAAATCTGACCCGGTAAGATCATCATGTCATAGATTGTAGCAGTGTGTAAAATGTTTCTATCTTAGACAAGTCTGACCCGGTAAGATCATCATGTCATAGATTGTAGCAGGCAGTGTGTAAAATGTTTCTATCTTAGACAAATCTGACCCGGTAAGATCATCATGTCATAGATTGTAGCAGTGTGTAAAATGTTTCTATCTTAGACAAGTCTGACCCAGTAAGATCATCATTTAATAGATTGTAGTAGTGTGTAAAATGTTTCTACCTTAGACAAGTCTGACCCAGTAAGATCATCATTTAATAGATTGTAGTAGTGTGTAAAATGTTTCTATCTTAGACAAATCTGACCCGGTAAGATCATCATGTCATAGATTGTAGCAGTGTGTAAAATGTTTCTATCTTAGACAAGTCTGACCCGGTAAGATTATCATTTCATAGATTATTGCAGTGTGTAAAATGTTTCTATCTTAGACAAGTCTGACCCAGTAAGATCATCACTTAATAGATTGTGGCAGTGTGTAAAATGTTTCTATCTTAGACAAGTCTGACCCAGTAAGATCATCATTTGATAGATTGTGGCAGTGTGTAAAATGTTTCTATCTTAGACAAATCTGACCCGGTAAGATCATCATTTGATAGATTGTAGCAGTGTGTAAAATGTTTCTATCTTAGACAAATCTGACCCGGTAAGATCATCATGTCATAGATTGTAGCAGTGTGTAAAATGTTTCTATCTTAGACAAGTCTGACCCGGTAAGATCATCATGTCATAGATTGTAGCAGGCAGTGTGTAAAATGTTTCTATCTTAGACAAATCTGACCCGGTAAGATCATCATGTCATAGATTGTAGCAGTGTGTATAATGTTTCTATCTTAGACAAATCTGACCCGGTAAGATCATCATGTCATAGATTGTAGCAGTGTGTAAAATGTTTCTATCTTAGACAAGTCTGACCCAGTAAGATCATCATTTAATAGATTGTAGTAGTGTGTAAAATGTTTCTACCTTAGACAAGTCTGACCCAGTAAGATCATCATTTAATAGATTGTAGTAGTGTGTAAAATGTTTCTATCTTAGACAAATCTGACCCGGTAAGATCATCATGTCATAGATTGTAGCAGTGTGTATAATGTTTCTATCTTAGACAAGTCTGACCCGGTAAGATCATCATTGCATAGATTGTAGCAGTGTGTAAAATGTTTCTATCTTAGACAAGTCTGACCCAGTAAGATCATCACTTAATAGATTGTGACAGTGTGTAAAATGTTTCTATCTTAGACAAGTCTGACCCAGTAAGATCATCATTTGATAGATTGTAGCAGTGTGTAAAATGTTCATATGCTTATTTTCTGATGCGGTGTCTCTAACGATTTATAGGCTGTTTATAATAACTTCCCAAAATATTCGGTTTTGATCTTGACTGCACTACTTGGTTCTTTTGATTTATCTCATACGATAGACGGTATCAGATGAgttttataaaataagaagaaGTCCTTTACTTTATCTGCTTATTCTTAAATCATGCAATGTTTTGTAAGAATATAAGAATTCTGTTACGTctattttaaatgagaaaaaagaAAGAGGAAGTtactaaagggacattcaaaactcataagtcaaaaataaactgacaacgccatggcaaaacgCACCCAACAAAAACTTGGGGTAATCTTAGGTAgttgaattttgtattttctgTGAATTTGATATCCTCTTTTTGTCGTTGGGTTTGAGTTTTTAATTTGCCACAGCTCCTTTAGTTTCTACATAGTTCTTTCTATCTTTAccatttttaacttttaactaatttcttattacatgtattggAAATCATATTGCAAGATTTGTATTGGTCAATATTTATGTTAAGCAATCTTATTGAACCATCTTCAAATGCTTTTACATTTAAACGTCATTTTAACATAAAGTACCATTGTACTGCTGAAAgtagcacggtagtatttgcattccagaatttaggttgctctttttgGTACCCTGCCTAAGTCAACGTATttgaacagtgtgattggacaaaaagtacagtatcaactgaacatacttttcCAAAATTAGgaatgaatcaggtgtagaaaaatatgaaacaattttacaaacaaatgaaaaagaatttttgagaatttttgagaattttgtattcactgcacgataaaagacctaaaagcactagtggccataggttttttaaaaatataaaaaaaagtcaacggtcatgataaatattcaaattcatttctgaatagtaaaatgaaagtacttcagttaactgtgagtGTAGATTTTttggcagtgttagaaagtgtTGAAAATTCTAagaaggctatcattatcccttatgggccaggaaatactaccgtgccaccatAACAAATGTAACGATTTGTTCACGAGTAATGAAAAATGAACACCTTACTTATTAATAGTACACATGATTTAACAAGATTAAATCTTACTGTGTAGAAGTGAGTTAATATTGTAAAGATAACCTCATCATAGTTATCAGGAGAAAATTTCTGAACACACCAGACTTTCATTCTTCTTAAAAAAACTCacaagtgacgctcgaatcaaaaaagataaaataaccAAATAAAGAACAACTGTAGTGCCTAACGACAGACCGCGTTACACTGAGgtttattgacaaattatttgtaTTAAATGGTAGGGTAAATATGAATTTTTGGGAAGGATTGTACAGACTAGAACAGATATAGCTACATCCAGATTTATAGCCTGGTCTTTTgtatcaataaaggcaacagtagtgtaccgctgttcgaaagtcataaatcgattgagagaaaacaaatccgggttacaaactaaaagcgagggaaacatatcacatataagaggaaaacaacgaaataacaggACCActaaagtgcaaaaaaaaaaaaaaaaaaaaaaaaaaaaatacaaacaacaatGTTACACacgcagaaacgaactataagataacaatgaactgccatatttctgacttggtacaggatattttaacaaaaaatgatgggttgaaccttgttttgtggctagctaaacctcgcacttttatggcaatgttaaatataacactaatataacaatattacatgacaggactacaactgtataatgaatattaaattttctCTCAAACAGTACAGAAGAACAAGTTTAATCAAAGTCACACAGTATGGTAACTTGgattcttttgaaattttgattagtCATGGTGCTTCAGTGGACAAAGCTGATGTTGTAAGGTTTTTTAAATGAACATAagtataaattaaagaaaaataagattgccattatgaaataaaattaacggtaccaattttcttgcaccagatgcgcatttcgacaatacatgtctcttcagtgatgctcgtggccaaaatatttgaaatccaaagcttatataaaagatgaagagctataatccaaaaggtccaaaaagtatagccaaatccttgaaaggaatcagagctttgcatgagggagatattccttaatttataataatttctatcattttgtaacagtaaattttaataacacaaaaaatccttattttcatgccagtaccgaagtactagcTACTGGGGTGAAAAGTATCCGTTTGAGTTCATATGACGTGATTTGAagtaactataggtcaccgtacggcctacgAATACGAAGAAATCACATACCATATATTCAGCTCACCGTATGGCCTACGCATACGAACAAATCACATACCATATAttcagctataggtcaccgtacggcctacgAATACGAACAAATCACATACCATATAtgcagctataggtcaccgtacggcctacgAATACGAACAAATCACATACCATATATtcaggtcaccgtaaggcctacGAATACGAACAAATCACATACCATATAttcagctataggtcaccgtacggcctacgAATACGAACAAATCACATACCATATATtcaggtcaccgtaaggcctacGAATACGAACAAATCACATACCATATAttcaggtcaccgtacggcctacaaATACGAACAAATCACATGCCGTATAttcaggtcaccgtacggcctacgAATACgaaaaaatcacatttcatttatttagctatagatcaccgtacggcctacgAATACGAACAAATCAcataccaactataggtcaccgtacggcctacgAATACGAACAAATCACATACCATATATTCAGCTTATATGTACTGAATAAATCAAAACAACATtatcttattttgtaaaacattaaaattcaacTGACGGTTTTAAATTTATCCAATACTCAAGACAAAATACACTGCGTCGTTCAAATCTGAAAAATGGCAAGTCTTGTTGTGAAAAAAAGCTATCATgcaacaaatatcaaatttttctATATCGTTCATGTTCTCTTCATTATATCTATGAAAGTATCAATTTGAGATGGAAATCGACAAATTGTCATTATAGTAACTTAATCAATAATCAGATAACCAGACGCCagcttcgtctacaaaagacttatcaatggcactgcaataaaaaaaaatcaaagggtCGTCAATTAACAGTTAATGTCTTACAATACCTTGATTCTTACAGGATGGCGAGACAGCACTAACTCATGCCTCCTACAAAGGTTGCTTCGATATCCTGTGCCGTCTGGTAGAACTTGGAGCCGATGTCAATCACAAAAATAAAGTGAGCAAtagtttttttaagaaatgtatacaatttttttttataacgttTTTCTAATGACAGAAGTATTTAACTTGTTGCACACGCAAAAAAGTTATGGTTATGCAGTGAACGTGAAATTTACAAACTtgacacatttttttcttatgcaaaatgtgatgctagcctatcataatgtttttatttcaaatcatACGAATTTAATTATAGTAATTTAACTaataacattatttgttttttatgcaaTGCAACTAGAATATTTGCGTGGAATTGAAATTGAGGTGGCCAAAATCATGTCTTTCTTATAATTTTTGGTTCCTATCCATT
This genomic interval carries:
- the LOC143056370 gene encoding uncharacterized protein LOC143056370 isoform X3, whose protein sequence is MSTAARKQKQLNECLLWAADKNDTEKLRYYLKEGATVDKTDPYRRTSLIKVTQYGNLDSFEILISHGASVDKADVDGETALTHASYKGCFDILCRLVELGADVNHKNKNDETPLYIASKYGHYDCVRRLVMVDGDYTVQSKFRKTALDVAIESLCKTKKMKKEEKCKQLERIVELLSDADEIQRKCLL